In Lacibacter sp. H375, one DNA window encodes the following:
- a CDS encoding polysaccharide lyase family 8 super-sandwich domain-containing protein: protein MKKLLLALIICCFLHGARAQTFNSSTIPTLWTTSGSNTLSLSSTHYKGGTQSLKWAAIHDQVLTVDINYTASQTGSSNAITHFYLYSSGATTDTLYLRFFDADGSVKRTGRILLNFNGWRDYHRSLVEDYGGNNNLPGFNLDKIEFTFKRSGSFESAKNIWIDEVKWIGDSGRRFPGPHMQLDLDQFDVTSSMAGGWPLESWLNSPDIPETSPTTAEINGISAVASRVSTATSPSGLPSLQQAISYYNTSNISESNGVIIGRGLLYLHDQDTLTKLAAYCSRFAREGDSSRLVLFTKYLIDQGLAEGGRNVMETNSYTNARNFSNYFFDALATGYYTGSVRTDVIKMLKWSNEYNKIYTSGFIIRNNTDYLYVKWNHVLRLALLGNSAQATRDLKSISRYMELFMEPYDGGRDGLKPDGVSFHHRSQYAHYMYAYEAWIAAADQFKETPFRISRKAYDLITFAVKSLYLEGNKGVVRSNASSGRLPFTSNIAVDGTFFKRLITVGGDVLGRSQDDSLAAHYNYFFKNQTYTGVPVINLDGFHQFNYGQMGVKRHQKWIAVQKGLTDKMFGSEIYSSDNRYGRYQSYGALEVLYENLDTTGYRPNGAGWDWNVVPGATTVHLPYTSLRPYAGGTRTEYQAASFAGALAAGAHGIFAIDFVQDPNSNYDGNNLTFRKSVFTFDTIMVCLGSKISGNGGTSGLVATNLFQSIDTLKHPGIYINSATLTTTSTLNTTLSLSQANWIVNAQTTGFYVPQGAGEIKVFRGSQTTPLESSNSGSATATANASKAWISHGASPVDSGYLFAVVPGTTPVKMSALADSIEQGKVYEVLAKTNNLHVVKYIPEKITGYSFFEADTAVNIGFIKSVSNHCLITARESGDTLILRIANPDLNTVPNAEPTIDWLSTPSNVSVTLSRRWRVLGSVSSGTGNSVNSLNNFDDIKLDFVLNQGNYTEVKLIRDESEMGYGVWDAGEDIWFYDLSTVTENGSTIFSSATPVASVSSSTAYGFLPYPPSPSLSRVSLGSQGNGSFERIGSGFNKKIRIVANSASLNKLSAYNIGGSSVTSMFFTLTFAQTGTNGNWILGIGNNPITSLFTNSTNLSSNTYTDGIFGALRFDLGSSNISFKYRKKDASNTVSFVEVNQTTFVRTNENFVEFYVNNSSSSKSYTRRGQPYTVSAGCYHLWVNNSRVSLPVVNYNIPSTELAIGNPVNAFFITSTGNTLPSNNSATLTVADMQARYQNEGQSSSNLPIVNVSGTGNSSDRWPGVIPNIDGDLQVYPNPASGLVNVQYYSTVSKRIPIKLVNTTGVICSENIVEVKAGVNVLLLNLKTVTPGIYIVQAGEKNVRLVVQ, encoded by the coding sequence ATGAAAAAACTTTTATTAGCACTTATTATTTGTTGTTTTTTACACGGTGCAAGGGCACAAACATTTAACAGCAGCACAATTCCTACGCTCTGGACAACATCGGGCTCAAACACTTTGTCCTTAAGCAGCACTCATTATAAAGGAGGAACTCAATCGCTAAAATGGGCAGCAATACACGACCAGGTGCTAACTGTTGATATAAACTATACTGCATCTCAAACCGGTTCAAGTAACGCAATCACACATTTTTATTTATACTCCAGCGGGGCCACAACCGACACACTATACCTGAGGTTTTTTGACGCCGACGGAAGTGTCAAGCGAACCGGTCGGATATTGCTCAATTTTAATGGCTGGCGAGATTACCATAGAAGCCTGGTTGAAGATTATGGAGGAAATAATAATTTGCCCGGGTTTAATCTTGATAAGATTGAGTTTACTTTTAAACGATCAGGATCTTTTGAAAGTGCAAAAAATATCTGGATAGATGAAGTGAAGTGGATTGGTGATTCCGGAAGACGTTTCCCCGGTCCGCATATGCAATTGGATCTTGATCAGTTTGATGTAACATCTTCGATGGCCGGTGGCTGGCCTTTAGAGAGCTGGTTAAACAGCCCAGATATTCCTGAAACGAGTCCTACTACTGCGGAGATTAACGGCATAAGTGCTGTAGCTTCAAGAGTTAGTACTGCAACCAGTCCATCCGGTTTGCCAAGTTTACAGCAAGCAATCAGTTATTATAATACAAGCAACATTTCCGAAAGCAATGGGGTAATAATCGGCAGAGGATTATTGTATCTGCATGATCAGGATACCTTGACAAAGCTCGCCGCTTATTGCAGCAGGTTTGCAAGGGAAGGCGATAGCTCTCGTTTGGTTTTATTTACAAAGTATCTGATTGATCAAGGTTTGGCAGAAGGTGGCAGAAATGTAATGGAAACAAATTCTTACACAAATGCAAGAAACTTCAGTAATTACTTTTTCGATGCGCTGGCTACAGGTTATTATACAGGATCAGTAAGAACTGATGTGATCAAGATGTTGAAATGGTCGAATGAGTACAATAAAATCTATACAAGTGGATTTATAATCAGGAATAACACTGATTATTTGTATGTGAAATGGAATCATGTTCTTCGTTTAGCGCTATTAGGTAACAGTGCACAAGCAACCAGAGATTTAAAATCTATTTCGAGATATATGGAGTTGTTTATGGAGCCGTATGATGGCGGAAGAGACGGATTAAAACCAGACGGGGTGAGTTTCCATCACCGATCGCAGTATGCGCATTACATGTATGCTTATGAAGCATGGATAGCCGCTGCTGACCAGTTTAAAGAAACACCATTCCGGATTTCCAGAAAAGCCTATGATCTCATAACGTTTGCTGTAAAATCGCTTTACCTCGAAGGTAATAAAGGCGTGGTTCGGTCTAATGCTTCTTCGGGAAGACTTCCGTTTACATCTAATATAGCAGTAGACGGTACGTTCTTCAAAAGGCTGATTACGGTGGGAGGAGATGTGCTTGGCCGGTCTCAGGATGATAGCCTCGCAGCTCATTACAATTACTTTTTTAAGAACCAAACTTATACAGGAGTGCCGGTTATAAATTTAGATGGTTTTCATCAGTTTAATTATGGTCAGATGGGTGTTAAGCGGCATCAAAAATGGATAGCAGTACAAAAAGGCTTAACTGATAAAATGTTCGGTTCAGAAATTTACTCTAGCGATAACCGTTATGGCAGATATCAAAGTTACGGGGCATTAGAAGTTTTATATGAAAATCTTGATACAACTGGTTACAGACCCAATGGAGCAGGATGGGATTGGAATGTGGTGCCCGGTGCTACAACGGTTCATCTGCCCTACACAAGCTTAAGGCCATATGCGGGAGGCACACGAACAGAATATCAGGCAGCCAGTTTTGCCGGAGCCTTAGCAGCAGGTGCTCACGGAATTTTTGCGATTGATTTTGTGCAGGATCCGAATAGTAATTATGATGGTAACAATCTAACTTTCCGTAAATCGGTTTTTACTTTTGATACAATAATGGTTTGCCTTGGTTCAAAAATTAGTGGAAATGGTGGAACCAGCGGACTAGTAGCAACTAATCTCTTTCAGTCAATCGATACGTTGAAGCATCCGGGTATTTATATCAACTCAGCAACGCTAACAACAACATCAACCTTAAATACAACGCTGTCATTATCTCAGGCAAACTGGATTGTTAACGCACAAACTACGGGCTTTTATGTTCCGCAAGGTGCTGGTGAAATAAAAGTCTTCAGAGGTAGTCAGACCACACCTCTGGAGTCGAGTAACTCAGGTTCTGCAACTGCAACAGCAAATGCAAGCAAAGCTTGGATCAGTCACGGTGCCAGTCCGGTTGATTCCGGTTATCTGTTTGCAGTGGTGCCGGGAACTACTCCCGTTAAAATGTCGGCACTTGCCGATTCGATTGAGCAGGGCAAGGTTTACGAAGTATTGGCTAAAACAAACAACCTGCATGTTGTAAAATACATACCTGAAAAAATTACCGGATATAGTTTTTTTGAGGCCGATACTGCCGTAAACATTGGTTTTATAAAAAGTGTAAGCAACCATTGTTTAATAACCGCCAGAGAATCGGGTGATACATTGATTTTACGAATTGCTAATCCGGATTTGAATACTGTTCCGAATGCAGAACCTACCATCGATTGGCTTTCAACGCCGTCAAATGTTTCTGTTACATTGTCGAGAAGATGGCGGGTGTTGGGAAGCGTTTCCTCCGGCACCGGAAATTCTGTGAATTCACTTAATAATTTTGACGATATCAAGCTCGACTTTGTGTTAAACCAAGGAAATTATACAGAGGTAAAACTTATAAGAGATGAATCTGAAATGGGATATGGTGTATGGGATGCAGGCGAGGATATCTGGTTTTACGATCTTTCTACTGTAACAGAAAATGGAAGCACAATATTTAGTTCTGCAACACCTGTCGCATCTGTCTCATCGTCTACTGCATATGGATTTCTGCCTTATCCACCGTCGCCTTCATTATCAAGAGTAAGCTTAGGCTCGCAAGGGAACGGAAGCTTTGAGCGAATTGGTTCAGGATTCAATAAAAAAATCAGGATTGTTGCAAACTCAGCAAGTTTGAACAAATTATCTGCTTACAATATTGGTGGCAGCAGTGTGACCAGTATGTTTTTTACACTTACGTTTGCACAAACAGGGACAAACGGCAACTGGATATTAGGTATTGGAAATAATCCAATTACTTCATTGTTTACCAACAGCACTAATTTGAGCTCAAATACGTATACCGACGGTATTTTCGGAGCACTTCGGTTTGATCTTGGTAGTAGCAATATCTCTTTCAAATACCGAAAGAAAGATGCTTCAAATACTGTTTCATTTGTAGAAGTGAATCAAACCACGTTTGTAAGAACGAACGAAAATTTCGTTGAATTTTATGTGAACAACTCAAGCTCATCAAAAAGCTACACACGCAGAGGGCAACCATATACTGTCTCAGCTGGTTGTTATCATTTGTGGGTTAATAACAGCAGGGTATCTCTGCCGGTTGTGAATTACAACATACCTTCTACCGAGCTGGCAATTGGCAACCCGGTGAATGCATTTTTTATCACCAGTACCGGTAACACATTGCCAAGCAATAACAGCGCAACATTAACAGTGGCTGATATGCAGGCGAGATATCAAAATGAAGGACAGTCGTCTTCAAACCTGCCCATTGTTAACGTAAGCGGTACAGGAAATTCATCAGACAGATGGCCGGGAGTTATTCCTAACATAGACGGAGATCTGCAAGTGTATCCTAATCCTGCATCTGGTTTAGTTAATGTACAGTACTATTCAACTGTTTCGAAACGTATACCGATTAAACTCGTTAACACGACCGGTGTAATTTGTTCTGAAAATATTGTTGAAGTAAAAGCGGGTGTGAATGTTTTATTGCTGAATCTTAAAACAGTTACACCAGGGATATATATCGTTCAGGCCGGTGAAAAAAATGTCAGATTGGTTGTTCAATAA
- a CDS encoding VOC family protein — protein sequence MQQHLVNSSYIVNDVEASIIFYTTCLGFKLSITAAPAFAVVTSENMRLLLNAKTSSAGRSWFP from the coding sequence ATGCAACAGCACCTGGTCAATAGTAGCTACATAGTGAATGATGTAGAAGCCTCCATTATATTCTACACAACATGTCTCGGTTTTAAGCTGAGTATTACCGCTGCCCCTGCATTTGCTGTTGTTACATCGGAAAACATGCGCCTGTTGTTAAATGCGAAAACAAGTTCTGCCGGCAGGTCTTGGTTTCCGTAA
- a CDS encoding YtxH domain-containing protein: MKANNVVAGFLAGVAAGAVLGILFAPDKGSETRKAISQKSTDLMNGVNDQLNKFKGTVGDKYRNVKDGLVNKYEDLKEETGDLMQAGKEKAASMKAGVKEQFS, from the coding sequence ATGAAAGCAAACAACGTAGTAGCGGGCTTTTTAGCAGGTGTAGCTGCAGGTGCAGTATTGGGAATTTTATTTGCGCCGGATAAAGGCTCAGAAACCAGGAAAGCAATTTCACAAAAGAGCACCGACTTAATGAACGGTGTAAACGATCAGCTGAATAAGTTCAAAGGAACTGTCGGTGATAAGTATCGCAACGTAAAAGATGGTTTAGTAAACAAATACGAAGATCTTAAAGAAGAGACAGGTGATTTGATGCAGGCCGGAAAAGAGAAAGCTGCTTCAATGAAAGCCGGCGTAAAGGAGCAGTTTTCTTAA
- a CDS encoding glycosyltransferase family 4 protein, giving the protein MNRKFAYIGTYPPRQCGIGTFTRNKLLAMTGNKNAEERHEGVVIALDEDGQQYDYPTEVGFVIRQNEQDDYMEAATFINNCGADICILEHEYGIFGGEDGVYIISLLQRLRIPFIAVLHTIVREPSYQQKKILQQITALSAKVVVMTQKAVELLTANYPVRKEQVVIIEHGVPDMQFNQAGCKEELGLAGKKLMLTFGLISRNKGIETVIKALPPVVAKHPDLVYVVLGKTHPAVARHSGEEYRNELTALAQQLQLDEHIQFLDEFVDEEKLVKFLCATDIYSTPYLNEAQITSGTLAYAVGSGSVVLSTAYWHAAELATKGVVRLFDFGDAEELSAMLLDLLDHPEKMHSLQEKAKSYGRQTVWSAIGKKYIQLTDKIIQELVPGLAKRAAMDSPLLPIFSLDHVKRLTDHLGIIQHAKYTVPNWKEGYCLDDNARALLMTVMAGKEKPSSDLAMLTHVYLGYIHYMQKDTGDFYNFLGFDRQLKNTVCSEDAFGRAIWALGYLLGNPSRETYDDLAKEIFFRAIPHFNEIRSPRAMANIMIGISYYLRHSPADQHMRNLLRSYASQLANLYEAHSSPGWKWFEPYVTYDNGLLPLSMLHAAVVFKDERFKEIALESTGFLADITLDKGYFSPVGNTQWYVKDGKRSAYGQQPVDAMAMVLLFRKAFQVTGQEKYLQQMMTSFRWFLGRNELLTSLYDPESKGCSDGLEKHGINRNQGAESTLAYLISRLAVSRVVEKKQPIEKEKTMNGTGTKSRA; this is encoded by the coding sequence ATGAATAGAAAGTTTGCTTACATCGGAACCTATCCTCCAAGGCAATGCGGCATCGGCACATTTACCCGGAACAAGCTTTTGGCTATGACGGGTAATAAAAATGCTGAGGAAAGGCATGAGGGAGTTGTTATTGCTTTGGATGAAGATGGTCAGCAATACGATTATCCAACGGAGGTGGGATTTGTTATAAGGCAGAATGAACAGGACGATTATATGGAGGCTGCAACGTTCATCAATAACTGCGGTGCGGATATTTGTATTCTTGAACACGAGTATGGCATATTTGGCGGTGAAGACGGCGTGTATATTATTTCATTACTTCAGCGATTGAGAATTCCTTTTATCGCTGTTCTCCATACCATAGTGCGTGAACCATCTTACCAGCAAAAAAAAATATTGCAGCAGATAACGGCACTTTCGGCAAAGGTTGTGGTGATGACGCAAAAAGCTGTTGAACTGTTAACTGCTAATTACCCGGTCCGCAAAGAACAAGTGGTTATCATCGAACATGGAGTTCCTGATATGCAATTCAATCAGGCGGGTTGCAAAGAAGAGTTAGGACTTGCCGGTAAAAAACTGATGTTGACATTTGGTTTGATCAGCCGCAATAAAGGAATTGAAACAGTAATCAAAGCATTGCCACCTGTTGTTGCCAAACATCCCGATCTTGTTTACGTGGTGTTAGGCAAGACACATCCTGCAGTTGCACGGCATAGCGGTGAAGAATACCGAAATGAACTTACTGCACTTGCCCAACAGTTGCAACTTGACGAACACATTCAGTTTCTTGATGAATTTGTTGATGAAGAAAAACTCGTGAAATTTCTTTGCGCAACGGATATCTACAGTACGCCTTATCTTAACGAAGCACAGATTACAAGTGGCACGTTGGCTTATGCTGTAGGATCTGGATCAGTTGTGCTTTCAACAGCCTATTGGCATGCAGCAGAACTTGCTACAAAAGGAGTCGTACGTTTATTCGATTTCGGCGATGCGGAAGAATTATCAGCCATGTTGCTCGATTTGCTGGATCATCCTGAAAAAATGCACAGCCTTCAGGAAAAGGCAAAAAGCTACGGACGACAAACCGTTTGGTCTGCTATCGGAAAAAAATATATTCAGTTGACCGATAAGATCATTCAAGAGCTTGTTCCCGGTTTAGCAAAAAGAGCGGCAATGGATAGTCCTTTGCTGCCCATCTTTTCATTAGATCATGTTAAGCGGCTTACAGATCATCTCGGTATTATTCAACATGCTAAATACACTGTGCCCAATTGGAAAGAAGGCTATTGTTTAGATGATAATGCAAGAGCACTACTAATGACAGTAATGGCAGGAAAAGAAAAACCTTCTTCCGACCTGGCAATGTTAACGCATGTGTACCTGGGGTATATTCATTACATGCAAAAAGATACCGGTGACTTTTATAATTTTCTAGGATTTGATCGACAGCTGAAAAATACTGTGTGTTCAGAAGATGCATTTGGACGAGCTATTTGGGCATTGGGCTATTTGCTTGGTAATCCATCCAGAGAAACCTACGATGATTTGGCAAAAGAAATATTCTTCCGTGCTATTCCTCATTTCAACGAAATACGCTCGCCAAGAGCTATGGCCAATATCATGATTGGCATAAGTTATTACCTGCGCCATAGTCCTGCTGATCAGCATATGCGGAACTTATTGCGTAGTTATGCGTCGCAGCTTGCAAATCTTTACGAAGCACACAGCAGTCCTGGTTGGAAATGGTTTGAACCTTACGTTACATATGATAACGGTCTGTTGCCACTATCGATGCTGCATGCCGCTGTTGTATTTAAAGATGAACGTTTCAAAGAAATTGCGTTGGAAAGCACGGGCTTTCTCGCAGACATTACTCTCGACAAAGGTTATTTTTCGCCAGTTGGAAATACACAATGGTATGTAAAAGACGGAAAGCGCTCTGCATACGGGCAACAACCGGTTGATGCGATGGCGATGGTACTTCTCTTTCGTAAAGCGTTTCAAGTAACGGGGCAGGAGAAATATCTGCAACAGATGATGACAAGTTTTCGATGGTTCCTCGGGCGAAACGAACTTTTAACCAGTTTATATGATCCTGAATCAAAAGGTTGCTCTGATGGTCTTGAAAAACATGGCATCAACCGCAACCAGGGAGCTGAAAGTACACTGGCATATCTTATCTCTCGTCTTGCAGTTTCACGGGTGGTAGAAAAAAAGCAACCAATCGAAAAAGAGAAAACGATGAATGGAACAGGAACAAAATCCAGGGCATAA
- a CDS encoding PA2169 family four-helix-bundle protein: MLMTKEANIQPVYHLIAILEDAKKGYITASEKVRDDVLSLLFERFGYQRGRYSSELKNIVSQLKVPSAIDQFTLSLLHRTWMDLKTSFKFGKKETILHACIKGEETAIKNYTKAIEQIDEGNELRQILERQLSEMKCVLNTIKEYSQIPVNQ; the protein is encoded by the coding sequence ATGTTAATGACGAAAGAAGCCAACATTCAACCTGTTTACCATCTTATTGCTATTCTGGAAGATGCCAAAAAAGGGTACATTACTGCATCGGAGAAAGTAAGAGACGATGTTCTATCACTTTTATTTGAACGATTCGGTTATCAGAGGGGCCGATACAGCAGTGAGTTGAAAAACATTGTTTCTCAATTAAAAGTTCCCTCGGCTATTGATCAGTTTACTTTAAGCCTGCTACACCGTACCTGGATGGACTTAAAAACGTCGTTCAAGTTTGGAAAGAAAGAAACCATCCTGCACGCCTGCATCAAGGGAGAAGAAACGGCAATAAAAAATTATACAAAAGCCATTGAACAAATTGACGAGGGAAATGAACTCAGGCAAATATTGGAACGGCAACTAAGTGAAATGAAATGCGTATTAAATACAATCAAAGAGTATTCGCAGATTCCTGTTAACCAATAA
- a CDS encoding glycoside hydrolase family 130 protein, with translation MFINAIRKNIFFQPDPSRVIARFHYHSDQRGKALIQGVLALSEREQRETLVQVLRDFSKRHRSISRVFEKNFARVSRLLPEIGIDIASLSTTQKGLIGSYFTLEYSIEAAAFFNPSIMEDPDQSALAPGEKRVIISFRATGEGHISSVVFRSGVLDQKNDILIEPPGRMLESPEHIRNHTYHKDSFLQKLKEMQDGGSAVYSIMKESLPDTFIYEELKEYVEKAKVELNNTADLVLLGEVMWLASSHYEIDFSVDTSISERVIFPIANAEMKGIEDARFVKFTDDDGDITYYATYTAYDGFTVLPKLITTKDFYHFKVMPIHGEIAQNKGMALFPRKINGKYVMLCRNDGVNNSISFSDNINVWRKSAPLQGPKYPWELVQMGNCGSPIETPDGWLVLTHGVGPVREYSIGISLLDLEHPEIVIGRLPVPLITPNEREREGYVPNVVYSCGSIIHNDSLIIPYAMSDYSSTYATIDLTDLLASLKKTKLA, from the coding sequence ATGTTTATCAACGCAATCCGTAAGAATATCTTCTTTCAGCCTGATCCCAGCAGGGTAATTGCCCGTTTTCACTATCATAGTGACCAAAGGGGTAAAGCATTGATTCAGGGTGTGCTTGCGCTTAGTGAAAGGGAACAGCGGGAAACGCTTGTGCAGGTATTAAGAGATTTTTCAAAACGTCACAGGAGCATCTCCCGTGTATTTGAAAAGAATTTTGCAAGAGTAAGTCGTTTGTTACCGGAGATAGGTATTGATATAGCCTCGCTTAGTACAACTCAGAAAGGATTGATCGGTTCATATTTTACATTAGAATATTCAATTGAAGCAGCAGCTTTTTTCAATCCGTCAATTATGGAAGATCCAGATCAATCTGCATTGGCTCCCGGTGAGAAAAGAGTGATCATCAGTTTCAGGGCAACCGGAGAAGGTCATATCTCTTCGGTTGTTTTCCGCTCAGGTGTATTAGATCAGAAAAACGATATACTTATTGAACCACCTGGAAGAATGCTTGAATCGCCTGAGCATATACGTAATCACACTTACCACAAAGACAGCTTTCTTCAAAAGCTAAAAGAGATGCAGGATGGTGGAAGTGCTGTTTATAGCATTATGAAAGAATCTCTTCCGGATACTTTTATTTACGAGGAATTAAAAGAGTATGTAGAAAAAGCGAAAGTAGAACTTAATAATACCGCTGATCTTGTGTTGCTTGGTGAAGTAATGTGGCTTGCTTCCTCTCATTATGAAATCGATTTTTCTGTAGATACTTCTATTTCTGAAAGGGTGATCTTCCCTATTGCAAATGCTGAAATGAAAGGCATTGAAGATGCAAGGTTTGTGAAGTTTACAGATGATGATGGAGATATTACTTATTATGCCACTTATACTGCATATGATGGGTTCACTGTACTTCCGAAGCTGATCACTACAAAAGATTTTTATCATTTTAAAGTAATGCCGATTCATGGTGAAATAGCACAGAACAAGGGGATGGCACTTTTTCCAAGAAAAATAAATGGAAAGTATGTGATGTTGTGCCGTAATGATGGAGTTAATAATTCAATTTCTTTTTCTGATAACATCAACGTGTGGCGAAAGTCAGCTCCGTTACAAGGTCCGAAGTATCCCTGGGAATTGGTGCAAATGGGTAACTGTGGTTCACCCATTGAAACACCGGATGGATGGTTGGTGCTAACTCATGGCGTTGGTCCGGTGCGTGAATATTCCATTGGCATTTCTTTGCTGGATCTTGAACATCCTGAGATAGTGATTGGACGTTTGCCTGTTCCATTGATTACTCCGAATGAACGGGAACGTGAAGGTTATGTGCCCAATGTGGTATACTCCTGTGGTTCGATCATACATAACGATAGCCTTATTATTCCCTATGCAATGTCTGACTACTCCTCTACCTATGCCACAATTGATCTCACTGATTTGTTGGCATCGTTAAAAAAAACAAAGCTTGCCTGA
- a CDS encoding ferritin-like domain-containing protein: MQHANTTKENREAIADLVEINNDRIAGYEKAAGFLEEEDEDLRTLFKDMAAQSQQFISELQPYLDEPDESTTVRGKLYRAWMDVKNTLSTDDRKSVLSSCEFGEDAALRAYSTVLEEDSELDADIRFMLQTQMRTIKDSHDRIKHLRDIESEES; this comes from the coding sequence ATGCAACACGCAAACACAACAAAAGAAAATCGGGAAGCAATTGCCGACCTTGTTGAAATTAATAACGATCGTATTGCCGGTTACGAAAAAGCAGCAGGTTTTCTTGAAGAGGAAGACGAAGATCTCCGCACCCTTTTTAAAGATATGGCTGCACAAAGCCAACAATTTATCAGCGAACTCCAGCCTTACCTCGATGAACCCGACGAAAGTACAACAGTACGAGGCAAGCTCTATCGTGCATGGATGGATGTGAAAAATACCTTGAGCACTGATGATCGAAAATCTGTTTTGTCATCTTGTGAGTTTGGGGAAGATGCTGCACTAAGAGCATACAGCACAGTGTTGGAAGAGGATAGTGAATTGGATGCTGATATTCGTTTTATGCTCCAAACACAAATGCGCACCATTAAAGATTCTCATGACAGGATCAAACATTTGCGTGATATTGAAAGTGAAGAGAGTTAG
- a CDS encoding YciE/YciF ferroxidase family protein, giving the protein MPATKTRKTSSARRKNSNSLEVAVINSQLEKLFGDALKDLYWAEKHLVKELPKMSKAATTQELKDAIDEHKTQTEEHVARLEQVFELMGKKAQAKKCDGMEGLLKEGTSILEETDAGTMTRDAGIIMASQKVEHYEISAYGTLASLAQTMGKTDIAEILNTTLEEEKEADSLLSGIAENNINWEAEQEPAEKES; this is encoded by the coding sequence ATGCCAGCAACAAAAACCAGGAAGACATCTTCAGCCAGGCGTAAAAATTCCAATTCACTTGAAGTGGCTGTAATAAATTCTCAACTCGAAAAACTTTTTGGTGATGCACTGAAAGATCTTTATTGGGCTGAGAAACATCTCGTAAAGGAATTACCTAAAATGAGTAAGGCAGCAACTACGCAGGAATTAAAAGATGCTATTGATGAGCACAAAACACAAACCGAGGAACATGTTGCACGTTTAGAACAGGTGTTTGAACTGATGGGCAAGAAGGCGCAGGCAAAAAAATGTGATGGAATGGAAGGTTTATTAAAAGAAGGAACATCTATACTGGAAGAAACGGATGCAGGAACAATGACACGTGATGCAGGCATTATCATGGCTTCGCAGAAAGTAGAACATTATGAGATCTCCGCATATGGAACTTTGGCAAGTCTTGCTCAAACAATGGGTAAAACAGATATTGCCGAAATTTTAAATACTACGCTGGAAGAAGAAAAAGAAGCCGACAGTTTGCTCTCCGGGATAGCAGAAAATAATATCAATTGGGAAGCGGAGCAAGAACCTGCAGAAAAAGAAAGTTAA